A portion of the Oxynema aestuarii AP17 genome contains these proteins:
- a CDS encoding ATP-binding protein, which yields MIVNRIYMALAKLPKKVPIRTILIVPFILQIFAVVGLTGYLSFRNGQRSVEELVHQLSDKITDNIDRHLQNYLTTPHLLHRVTAASVRNGILDIEDFETVRRQFWSEIQLSDAVDYIYLGYKNGNFIGVQKYLDGRTVVKFRDESTEPNRDIYQLDDRGNIEEFLKSSPYDPRSRPWYETTLQERKQTWSEVYISADLGVLQVTPTTPIYDPDGNLVGVLGTNLILSQIGDFLQGLEISESGIAFIVEPGGETIASSTDESPFITPEEGEPKRLLAVESQNPLIRESSAYLLQHLPPLDRLDEPAHLTFSIDGKKQLLQVSPLDDDLGLKWAIVVVIPEADFMARIAANTRTTIGLCLLSLAIAILVGTRTARWIVKPIENLNHAAKKLASGEWEETPDCDRTDELGELACSFNKMARQLRDSFASLEAKNAQLQHLDKLKDEFLANTSHELRTPLNGTIGIAESMLDGATGVLSDLQRKNLLTIAQTGRRLATLINDILDFSKLRHKNIELQLKPIGLREIVEVVLSLSVPLIKRKHLQIINNIHDDLPPILADENRLQQIFHNLIGNAIKFTDAGVVEISATAISPETRPEIGEFGAIEITVSDTGIGIAEDKINRIFESFEQADGSTARQYGGTGLGLAVTKKLVELHGGKIRVESTFGEGSRFTFSLPIAEGEAVPLEGDRRSELSQLTTLSWSEDEVEIEALSSEQSLSPTPLDNQQKIKILIVDDEPVNLQVLSNYLSLENYAIVSASNGVEALTLIENGFEPDLVLLDLMMPKMTGYEVCQKLREHFPATELPILMLTAKNQVSDLVHGLGVGANDYLTKPISKNELLARIKTHLQIATISIENAKLYYELRESESRLKQFLEALPVGISILDSRGKPYYINRVGKELLGRGVVDASWEEVSEVYQNYIAGSDRLYPIERLPVIRALHGEQTTADDIEIQRGEKRIPIESWGTPIFDEKGEVSFAIVAFQDITERKQAEEERERFTQQLAAVNKDLEQSLEAQLELTDAYGRFVPHEFLDLLGQQSIVDVELGDSVEQEMSVLFSDIRDFTTISERLTPAENFKFLNSYLTRMEGAIADHHGFIDKYIGDAIMALFSSNADEAVQAGIAMLRLLQEYNQDPERSHNSPLNIGIGINTGNLMLGTVGGSNRMDGTAIGDAVNLASRIEGLTKNYGVQLLISHHTFLKLRHPTEYALRLLDRVQVKGKSKFVSVFEIFEADPPEMKEKKLVNKTVFEKAVLFYHFNWFYQAAQGFQQYLELNPGDRAAEIYLDRCEKHYGNLK from the coding sequence ATGATTGTCAACCGAATTTATATGGCGCTGGCGAAACTTCCTAAAAAAGTCCCGATTCGCACGATCTTAATCGTTCCCTTCATCCTGCAAATTTTCGCTGTCGTCGGACTGACAGGTTATCTTTCCTTTCGCAACGGACAGCGATCGGTGGAAGAATTAGTCCACCAACTCAGCGATAAAATTACCGACAATATCGATCGCCATCTCCAAAACTATTTAACCACCCCTCACCTCCTCCACCGCGTCACCGCCGCCTCGGTCAGAAATGGAATTTTAGATATCGAAGATTTCGAGACGGTACGGCGACAATTTTGGTCGGAAATTCAGCTTTCCGATGCCGTTGACTATATTTATTTAGGCTATAAAAATGGCAACTTTATCGGCGTACAGAAATATCTCGACGGTCGCACGGTGGTCAAATTTCGCGATGAATCTACCGAACCCAATCGCGATATCTACCAACTCGACGATCGCGGAAATATTGAGGAATTTCTCAAATCTAGCCCCTACGATCCTCGCAGTCGCCCTTGGTACGAGACGACCTTACAAGAACGAAAACAAACCTGGAGTGAAGTTTATATTTCCGCCGATTTAGGGGTGTTACAAGTGACGCCGACCACGCCGATTTACGATCCGGACGGTAACTTAGTCGGCGTCCTCGGAACCAACTTGATTTTATCTCAGATCGGCGATTTTTTACAAGGTTTAGAAATCAGCGAATCGGGAATTGCGTTTATCGTCGAACCCGGTGGAGAAACGATCGCCAGTTCCACCGATGAATCTCCCTTTATCACGCCGGAAGAAGGAGAACCAAAAAGACTGTTAGCTGTCGAGTCTCAAAATCCCCTCATTCGCGAAAGTAGCGCCTACTTATTACAACATCTCCCCCCCCTCGATCGCCTCGACGAACCCGCCCATTTAACCTTTTCAATCGACGGTAAAAAACAACTGCTGCAAGTTTCCCCCTTAGACGACGATCTCGGCTTAAAATGGGCGATCGTCGTCGTCATTCCCGAAGCCGATTTTATGGCGAGAATTGCCGCCAATACCCGCACCACAATCGGGCTATGTTTGCTTTCTTTAGCGATTGCGATTCTCGTCGGAACTCGTACTGCTCGCTGGATTGTCAAACCGATTGAAAATCTCAATCATGCTGCTAAAAAATTGGCCAGTGGAGAATGGGAAGAAACCCCCGACTGCGATCGCACCGACGAACTCGGAGAATTAGCTTGTTCCTTCAATAAAATGGCGCGTCAACTGCGCGATTCTTTTGCATCTTTAGAAGCGAAAAATGCTCAACTCCAACACCTAGACAAACTCAAAGACGAATTTCTCGCCAACACCTCCCACGAACTGCGAACCCCCCTCAACGGAACCATCGGAATCGCCGAATCGATGCTCGACGGCGCCACCGGAGTACTCAGCGATTTACAGCGCAAAAACCTGTTAACGATCGCCCAAACCGGACGCCGTTTGGCAACCTTAATTAATGACATTCTCGACTTTTCCAAACTGCGCCATAAAAATATAGAACTGCAATTAAAACCGATCGGTCTTCGGGAAATAGTCGAAGTTGTTTTAAGCTTGAGCGTTCCGTTAATTAAACGCAAACATTTACAAATTATCAATAATATTCACGACGATTTACCTCCTATTTTGGCGGATGAAAACCGCTTGCAACAAATCTTTCATAACTTAATCGGTAATGCGATTAAATTTACCGATGCGGGAGTCGTCGAAATTTCTGCCACGGCGATCTCGCCAGAAACCCGTCCGGAGATCGGAGAATTTGGGGCGATCGAAATCACCGTTTCCGATACGGGAATTGGGATTGCTGAAGATAAAATCAATCGCATCTTTGAATCTTTCGAGCAAGCGGATGGGTCTACCGCACGCCAATATGGAGGAACGGGATTGGGATTGGCGGTGACCAAAAAATTAGTCGAACTCCACGGCGGTAAAATTCGGGTCGAATCGACATTTGGCGAAGGATCGCGCTTCACTTTTAGCTTACCCATCGCCGAAGGAGAAGCCGTTCCCCTAGAAGGAGATCGCCGTTCCGAATTATCTCAACTGACAACCTTATCTTGGTCGGAAGATGAAGTCGAAATCGAAGCTCTCAGTAGCGAGCAAAGCTTATCGCCAACTCCTTTAGATAACCAGCAAAAAATTAAAATTCTCATCGTCGATGACGAACCTGTCAACTTGCAAGTTCTGTCCAACTATTTATCTTTAGAAAACTACGCGATCGTCTCTGCATCCAACGGTGTAGAAGCTTTAACCTTAATTGAAAATGGGTTCGAACCGGATTTAGTCTTACTCGATTTGATGATGCCCAAAATGACGGGTTACGAAGTCTGTCAAAAATTGCGCGAGCATTTCCCCGCTACCGAGCTGCCGATTTTAATGCTCACTGCTAAAAATCAAGTCTCGGATCTGGTTCACGGTTTAGGGGTAGGAGCCAACGATTATTTAACAAAACCAATTTCTAAAAACGAACTGCTCGCCCGCATTAAAACTCACCTACAAATCGCCACAATTTCGATTGAAAATGCGAAATTATATTACGAACTCAGAGAAAGTGAAAGCCGCCTCAAACAGTTTTTAGAAGCTTTACCCGTGGGCATTTCAATTCTCGACAGTCGGGGGAAACCGTACTATATCAATCGAGTAGGGAAAGAATTACTCGGTCGCGGGGTTGTCGATGCGAGTTGGGAAGAAGTGAGCGAAGTTTATCAAAATTATATTGCCGGGAGCGATCGCCTGTACCCCATCGAACGATTGCCCGTAATTCGCGCTTTGCACGGCGAACAAACCACCGCCGACGATATCGAAATCCAACGGGGTGAAAAACGCATTCCAATTGAATCGTGGGGAACGCCAATTTTTGACGAAAAGGGCGAGGTTTCGTTTGCGATCGTCGCCTTCCAAGATATCACCGAACGCAAGCAGGCGGAAGAGGAACGGGAACGCTTTACCCAACAATTGGCAGCAGTGAATAAAGATTTAGAACAATCGTTAGAAGCGCAATTGGAACTTACCGATGCTTACGGACGCTTCGTTCCCCATGAATTTTTAGATTTATTGGGTCAACAGAGTATTGTCGATGTCGAATTGGGGGATTCCGTCGAACAAGAGATGTCAGTTTTATTCTCGGATATTCGGGATTTTACAACGATTTCCGAACGGCTGACCCCGGCAGAGAATTTTAAATTTCTCAACTCTTATTTAACCCGAATGGAAGGGGCGATCGCCGACCATCACGGCTTTATCGACAAATATATCGGCGATGCAATTATGGCCTTATTTAGTAGCAATGCCGACGAAGCCGTGCAAGCGGGGATTGCTATGTTGCGCCTGTTACAAGAGTACAATCAAGACCCGGAGCGATCGCACAATTCTCCCCTCAATATTGGCATCGGCATCAACACGGGAAACCTAATGCTCGGAACCGTCGGCGGTTCCAATCGGATGGACGGGACGGCGATCGGCGATGCGGTCAATTTAGCCTCGCGCATTGAAGGACTGACCAAAAATTACGGCGTCCAATTACTCATTTCCCACCATACCTTTCTCAAATTACGACATCCGACCGAATACGCCTTGCGCCTGCTCGATCGCGTCCAGGTCAAAGGCAAATCCAAATTTGTTTCCGTCTTTGAAATTTTCGAGGCGGATCCGCCAGAAATGAAAGAAAAGAAATTAGTCAATAAAACGGTCTTTGAAAAAGCCGTCTTGTTCTACCACTTCAACTGGTTTTATCAAGCAGCTCAAGGCTTCCAACAATACCTCGAATTAAATCCGGGCGATCGCGCCGCCGAGATTTACCTCGATCGCTGCGAGAAGCATTACGGCAACTTAAAATAA